In a single window of the Deinococcota bacterium genome:
- a CDS encoding amidase family protein, giving the protein MEFASDIAASDIAAAVGRGERSAESVVAVALERAHRVQQALNAFITLDEEGALATARALDARLAGGETAPALAGVPVVVKDNLCTKGLRTTAGSKSLESFVPPYHATVVARLLAAGAVVVAKSNLDEFGMGSSNENSAYGP; this is encoded by the coding sequence ATGGAGTTCGCCTCTGACATCGCAGCCTCTGACATCGCGGCAGCCGTGGGCCGTGGCGAGAGGAGCGCCGAGAGTGTCGTCGCGGTGGCCTTAGAACGCGCCCACCGGGTCCAGCAGGCTCTCAACGCCTTTATCACGCTCGACGAGGAGGGGGCGCTCGCCACGGCCCGCGCGCTCGACGCCCGCCTCGCCGGGGGCGAAACGGCGCCGGCGCTCGCCGGGGTGCCCGTCGTGGTCAAGGACAACCTCTGCACCAAGGGCTTGCGCACCACCGCCGGCTCCAAGAGCCTGGAGAGTTTCGTGCCGCCTTACCACGCCACGGTGGTGGCGAGGCTCTTGGCAGCCGGCGCGGTCGTCGTCGCCAAGAGCAACCTGGACGAGTTCGGCATGGGCAGCTCGAACGAAAACTCGGCCTATGGCCC
- a CDS encoding Stp1/IreP family PP2C-type Ser/Thr phosphatase, whose amino-acid sequence MKASGTKTRYFGLSEAGQVRAVNQDSFFVEAVGESGTLALVADGMGGHKTGEVASQKAVQIVAREFARARAHPPAAIARAVRAANLAIYEYAVRFDENRGMGTTLTLVYLDDQVGLVGHVGDSRAYLVREGEFRQLTQDHSWVAERVRQGLLTEEEAKGHRWRSVITNALGATPEIKLDLGLFELRRGDRILLCSDGVSMLLFEEHLARIVRENEPEEAVRQLIDEANAQGSPDNITAVVVSVDELEARKKNYAPSQESGVQLSAVSLTATMSGVRRVEEAFPLQDALSTLRRRPWYPQRYWLMGCAALLVLILVFSLR is encoded by the coding sequence ATGAAGGCGTCAGGAACAAAAACGCGCTACTTCGGGCTGAGCGAGGCCGGTCAGGTCCGGGCGGTCAACCAGGACAGCTTTTTCGTCGAAGCCGTCGGCGAGAGCGGCACCCTGGCCCTGGTCGCCGACGGCATGGGCGGCCACAAGACCGGCGAGGTCGCCAGCCAAAAGGCGGTCCAGATCGTCGCTCGCGAGTTCGCCCGCGCCCGCGCCCACCCGCCCGCCGCCATCGCCCGGGCCGTCCGGGCCGCCAATCTGGCCATCTACGAGTACGCCGTCCGCTTCGACGAGAACCGCGGCATGGGCACCACCTTGACCCTCGTCTACCTAGACGATCAGGTCGGCTTGGTCGGCCACGTCGGCGACTCGAGGGCCTACCTCGTCCGCGAAGGCGAGTTTAGGCAGCTCACCCAGGACCACTCCTGGGTGGCCGAGCGCGTGCGCCAGGGCCTCCTGACCGAGGAAGAGGCCAAAGGCCACCGCTGGCGCAGCGTCATCACCAACGCGCTCGGCGCCACCCCCGAGATCAAGCTCGACCTCGGCCTCTTCGAGCTGCGCCGCGGTGACCGCATCCTCTTGTGCAGCGACGGCGTCAGCATGCTCCTCTTTGAGGAGCACCTCGCGCGGATCGTCCGGGAAAACGAGCCCGAGGAGGCGGTGAGGCAGCTCATCGACGAGGCCAACGCCCAGGGCAGCCCCGACAACATAACCGCCGTGGTGGTGAGCGTAGACGAGCTCGAGGCGCGCAAAAAGAACTACGCGCCGAGCCAGGAGAGCGGGGTGCAGCTGTCGGCGGTGAGCCTGACGGCTACGATGAGCGGCGTCCGCCGCGTCGAGGAAGCCTTTCCCCTCCAGGACGCCCTCTCGACGCTCCGGCGCCGGCCCTGGTACCCGCAGCGCTACTGGCTCATGGGCTGCGCGGCGCTGCTCGTGCTGATCCTCGTCTTCAGCCTGAGGTAG
- a CDS encoding RidA family protein, producing MKSPIATDQAPAAIGPYSQAVAVGNLLFTSGQIPLSPEGELVEGDIKAQTRQVLSNLRAVLEAGGSSLTLVVKCTCFMKDMNDFAAMNEVYAEFFGDDPPARSAVEVARLPKDVSIEIEAVALIPEMPLEAHEAGEGLKE from the coding sequence ATGAAATCCCCCATCGCCACCGACCAGGCGCCCGCCGCCATCGGCCCCTACTCGCAGGCGGTCGCCGTCGGCAACCTGCTCTTCACCTCCGGGCAGATTCCCCTCAGCCCCGAGGGCGAGCTGGTAGAGGGCGACATCAAGGCCCAGACCCGCCAGGTGCTCAGCAACCTGCGGGCGGTCCTGGAGGCGGGCGGCTCGAGCCTCACCCTGGTCGTCAAGTGCACCTGCTTCATGAAGGATATGAACGACTTCGCCGCCATGAACGAGGTCTACGCCGAGTTCTTCGGCGACGACCCGCCCGCGCGCAGCGCCGTCGAGGTGGCCAGGTTGCCCAAGGACGTGAGCATCGAGATCGAAGCGGTCGCGCTCATCCCCGAGATGCCCCTGGAGGCGCACGAGGCCGGCGAGGGGCTCAAGGAGTAG
- the pyrR gene encoding bifunctional pyr operon transcriptional regulator/uracil phosphoribosyltransferase PyrR gives MTFSRKAELMSAAELGRALARIAHQIIENNKGAEGLALVGIHTRGVPIAERLAELIDSFEGVRPPIGKLDITLYRDDLSEIALQPVVKKTELPFGVEGMSIVLCDDVLYTGRTARAALDALIDLGRPAVIQLAVLIDRGHRELPIRADYVGKNVPTSRQELVKVKLDSVDFEEAVELWEERGGAA, from the coding sequence ATGACCTTTAGCCGCAAGGCCGAGCTGATGAGCGCGGCGGAACTCGGCCGGGCCCTGGCGCGCATCGCCCACCAGATCATCGAGAACAACAAGGGCGCCGAGGGCTTGGCGCTGGTGGGCATCCACACCCGGGGCGTGCCGATCGCCGAGCGCCTGGCGGAACTCATCGACAGCTTCGAGGGGGTGAGGCCGCCCATCGGCAAGCTCGACATCACCCTCTACCGCGACGACCTGAGCGAGATCGCCCTGCAGCCGGTGGTGAAAAAGACCGAGCTGCCTTTTGGCGTAGAGGGCATGAGCATCGTGCTCTGCGACGACGTGCTCTACACCGGGCGCACCGCGCGCGCGGCGCTGGACGCGCTCATCGACCTGGGCCGACCGGCGGTCATCCAGCTGGCCGTGCTGATCGACCGCGGCCACCGCGAGTTGCCCATTCGCGCCGATTATGTGGGCAAGAACGTGCCGACGAGCCGTCAGGAACTGGTCAAGGTCAAGCTCGACAGCGTGGACTTCGAAGAGGCCGTGGAGCTGTGGGAGGAGCGGGGAGGGGCGGCATGA
- a CDS encoding aspartate carbamoyltransferase catalytic subunit, with the protein MTVTLETPRAEIVKKRHLLDFRDWTREEVEALFKTADVMAQVMQRTIKRVPALQGFTVGTLFFENSTRTRLSFERAARAQSAEVISFAAGGSSLAKGESLRDTLRTLGAMQADLYVVRHAVAGVPHQLARWTEAAVVNAGDGRRAHPTQALLDAYTFMKEFPHFDGFAAKKLVIVGDILHSRVARSNIELWTKLGGEVVLCGPATLVPQELEGEGVRRVFSLAEAVAGAHAVMALRLQLERMAGGFLTSVAEYRARYGLSEEVMGLAHEGALVMHPGPMNRDVELSGALADSGRSVIERQVANGVPVRMAVLYHLLVGKR; encoded by the coding sequence ATGACGGTGACGCTCGAGACCCCTAGGGCCGAGATCGTCAAGAAGCGGCATCTTCTGGACTTCCGGGACTGGACGAGGGAAGAGGTAGAGGCCCTCTTCAAGACGGCGGACGTGATGGCCCAGGTCATGCAGCGCACCATCAAGCGGGTGCCGGCCCTGCAGGGCTTCACCGTGGGCACACTCTTTTTCGAGAACTCGACGCGCACCCGCCTCTCCTTTGAGCGCGCCGCCCGGGCGCAGAGCGCCGAGGTGATCTCCTTTGCCGCCGGCGGCTCGAGCCTCGCCAAGGGCGAATCCCTGCGCGACACCTTAAGGACCTTGGGCGCCATGCAGGCCGACCTCTACGTGGTGCGCCACGCGGTGGCCGGGGTGCCCCACCAGCTCGCGCGCTGGACGGAGGCTGCGGTCGTCAACGCCGGCGACGGCCGCCGCGCCCACCCGACCCAGGCGCTCTTGGACGCCTATACCTTCATGAAGGAATTTCCCCATTTCGACGGTTTTGCAGCCAAGAAGCTCGTCATCGTCGGCGACATCCTGCACTCAAGGGTCGCCCGCTCGAACATCGAACTGTGGACCAAGCTGGGCGGCGAGGTCGTCCTCTGCGGGCCCGCCACGCTGGTGCCCCAGGAGCTCGAGGGCGAGGGCGTAAGGCGCGTCTTCAGCTTGGCAGAGGCCGTAGCGGGCGCCCACGCGGTGATGGCCCTGCGGCTCCAGCTCGAGCGCATGGCGGGCGGCTTCCTGACTTCCGTCGCCGAGTACCGGGCGCGCTACGGGCTCAGCGAAGAGGTGATGGGGCTGGCCCACGAGGGCGCCCTCGTCATGCACCCGGGACCGATGAACCGCGACGTGGAACTCTCGGGCGCCCTCGCCGACAGCGGGCGCAGCGTCATCGAAAGGCAGGTCGCCAACGGCGTGCCCGTGCGCATGGCGGTGCTCTATCACCTGCTGGTGGGAAAAAGATAA
- a CDS encoding dihydroorotase, giving the protein MRTVISNARLLDARGEQGQADLYLNDGLIEGVDLGGETDFDYDAGGKVVTPAFVELHAHLREPGQESKEDLSSGLAAAAAGGYGVVVSMANTAPVVDEPHIVAELIAKAERLGGARLRPAAALSRGLKGKALTDFAALKDAGAVMITDDGLPVGDGHLMRRAGEYASELGLVIQTHSEDPSLRADGVMNEGAVSQRLGLPGNPTQAEAVMIYRDCEIALMTGARVHIAHVSSKRGMQVVEWFKAQGAPVTAEVTPHHLTLTDEIFESFDPIYKVAPPLRTAADVACLREAVRRGVVDNIGSDHAPHTRAEKDADLLEAPFGIANLEVCFPLLYSELVLAGELEFSALLRLLQEGPAKAMGWATPTLEPGRPADVTVLDLETARAVEPASFKSKAKFSPWDGQALKGWPVATFVRGKLVFERRGA; this is encoded by the coding sequence ATGCGAACCGTCATCAGCAACGCCCGCTTGCTGGACGCCAGGGGCGAGCAGGGCCAGGCTGACCTCTACCTAAACGACGGCCTCATCGAGGGCGTCGACCTGGGCGGCGAAACCGATTTCGACTACGACGCTGGAGGCAAGGTCGTCACCCCGGCCTTTGTGGAGCTCCACGCCCACCTGCGCGAGCCCGGCCAGGAGAGCAAGGAGGACCTCAGCAGCGGCCTGGCGGCGGCCGCGGCCGGGGGCTACGGTGTGGTCGTCAGCATGGCCAACACCGCGCCGGTCGTCGACGAGCCGCACATCGTGGCCGAGCTGATCGCCAAAGCCGAGCGTCTCGGCGGGGCCCGGCTGCGCCCCGCCGCCGCCCTCAGCCGCGGTCTAAAGGGCAAGGCGCTCACCGACTTCGCCGCGCTCAAGGACGCCGGCGCGGTGATGATCACCGACGACGGCCTACCCGTCGGCGACGGCCACCTCATGCGCCGCGCGGGCGAGTACGCTAGCGAGCTCGGCCTGGTCATCCAGACCCACTCCGAGGACCCTTCCTTGCGCGCGGACGGGGTGATGAACGAGGGCGCGGTGAGCCAGCGCCTGGGCCTGCCCGGCAACCCCACACAGGCCGAGGCGGTGATGATCTACCGCGACTGCGAGATCGCTCTGATGACGGGCGCGCGGGTTCATATCGCCCACGTGTCGTCGAAGCGCGGGATGCAGGTGGTCGAGTGGTTCAAGGCCCAGGGCGCGCCCGTTACCGCCGAGGTGACGCCGCACCACCTCACCCTCACCGACGAGATCTTTGAAAGCTTCGATCCCATCTACAAGGTCGCCCCGCCGCTCAGGACCGCCGCGGACGTGGCCTGCTTGCGCGAGGCCGTCCGGCGCGGGGTGGTGGACAATATAGGCAGCGACCACGCCCCGCACACTCGAGCGGAAAAGGACGCCGACCTCTTGGAGGCCCCCTTCGGCATCGCCAACCTCGAGGTCTGTTTTCCGCTCCTCTACAGCGAGCTCGTCCTCGCGGGCGAGCTCGAGTTCTCGGCGCTCCTACGGCTCCTCCAGGAGGGCCCGGCGAAGGCCATGGGCTGGGCGACGCCGACGCTGGAGCCCGGCAGGCCGGCCGACGTGACGGTGCTCGACCTGGAGACGGCGCGCGCGGTCGAACCCGCAAGCTTTAAGAGCAAGGCCAAGTTCAGCCCCTGGGACGGCCAGGCGCTAAAGGGCTGGCCCGTCGCCACCTTCGTGCGCGGCAAGCTGGTCTTCGAGAGGCGCGGCGCTTGA
- a CDS encoding dihydroorotate dehydrogenase — protein MKPTRLLGLSFKTPILSSATPFDCGQAHPTLDLNVLGGITTKSISLRPRGGNPEPRFATAPGGWLNAIGLENLGAEHYAEVALPRLRERFAGVVIASIVGDSAAEFAAVAERLGTIPDLLEVNLSCPNVHEGRVPFAADAAATEEVLRRVKEASSLPVSAKLSPNTDPLKTAEAAQRGGADALSLINTLTAMRIGLGSRKPALANLTGGLSGPALLPLAVRMVYGVYRASSLPIIGMGGIASAEDALELALAGASLVSVGTALWRDGGAAGRITAELERLLAEHGTWDALVGAAHP, from the coding sequence TTGAAGCCCACTCGTCTCCTGGGGCTCAGCTTCAAAACCCCCATCCTCTCCTCGGCCACCCCCTTCGACTGCGGTCAAGCTCACCCCACGCTCGACCTGAACGTCCTGGGCGGCATCACCACCAAGAGCATCAGCCTGCGCCCGCGCGGGGGCAACCCCGAGCCGCGCTTTGCTACGGCGCCGGGCGGCTGGCTCAACGCCATCGGCCTCGAGAACTTGGGTGCGGAGCACTACGCCGAGGTGGCCCTCCCGCGGCTGCGGGAGCGCTTCGCTGGGGTCGTTATCGCCAGCATCGTCGGCGACAGCGCCGCGGAGTTCGCGGCCGTCGCCGAGAGGCTGGGAACTATTCCGGACCTGCTCGAGGTCAACCTGTCGTGCCCCAACGTCCACGAGGGCAGAGTCCCCTTCGCCGCCGACGCCGCGGCCACAGAGGAGGTGCTGCGCCGCGTCAAGGAGGCTAGCAGCCTGCCCGTCTCCGCCAAGCTCTCGCCCAACACCGACCCGCTCAAGACCGCCGAGGCCGCCCAGCGGGGCGGCGCCGACGCCCTCTCGCTGATCAACACGCTCACCGCCATGCGCATCGGTCTCGGCAGCCGCAAGCCCGCGCTCGCCAACCTTACCGGCGGCCTCTCCGGCCCGGCCCTGCTGCCGCTGGCGGTGCGCATGGTCTACGGGGTCTACCGGGCGAGCAGCCTGCCGATCATCGGCATGGGCGGGATAGCGAGCGCCGAGGACGCCCTCGAGCTCGCCCTGGCCGGGGCCTCGCTGGTGTCGGTGGGCACCGCCCTGTGGCGTGACGGGGGCGCGGCAGGGAGGATCACGGCGGAGCTCGAGCGCCTGCTGGCGGAGCATGGGACCTGGGACGCCCTGGTCGGCGCCGCGCACCCGTGA
- a CDS encoding Crp/Fnr family transcriptional regulator — protein sequence MSAPTLHLPQPFGLPPHKAIYQDYPSLSLGKGDSLYRLGDEAESLFRVEEGLLKQGFDVISGRERVISLVGPGDLVGAISVTGSGYALNVTALSEGVRVTVIPADHVALDPGLKDDVFTATTVHLRRAHDALEDGELPTPARLARAFLRLGARFGQTAGDGRVLLKLPLTHDTLAAMIGAARETTTATLGEMRTLGVLAGTRGQYSFYPDALSDFALERSLL from the coding sequence ATGAGCGCCCCTACCCTGCACCTGCCCCAGCCCTTCGGCCTGCCGCCGCACAAGGCGATCTATCAGGACTACCCCAGCCTCAGCCTGGGCAAGGGCGACAGCCTCTACCGCCTGGGCGACGAGGCCGAGAGTCTCTTTCGGGTCGAGGAGGGCCTGCTCAAGCAGGGCTTCGACGTCATAAGCGGGCGCGAGCGCGTCATCAGCCTGGTGGGGCCGGGCGACCTGGTGGGCGCCATCAGCGTCACCGGCAGCGGCTACGCCCTGAACGTCACCGCGCTCAGCGAGGGCGTGCGCGTCACCGTCATCCCCGCCGACCACGTCGCGCTCGACCCGGGGCTCAAGGACGACGTCTTCACCGCCACCACCGTCCACTTGAGGCGCGCCCACGACGCGCTCGAGGACGGCGAGCTGCCTACCCCGGCCCGGCTCGCCCGCGCCTTCTTGCGGCTCGGCGCCCGCTTCGGCCAGACCGCCGGCGACGGCCGCGTCCTGCTCAAGCTGCCGCTCACCCACGACACCTTGGCGGCCATGATCGGCGCCGCCCGCGAGACCACCACCGCGACGCTGGGCGAGATGCGTACGCTCGGCGTTCTCGCGGGCACCCGCGGCCAGTACAGCTTCTATCCC